One genomic window of Streptomonospora nanhaiensis includes the following:
- a CDS encoding styrene monooxygenase/indole monooxygenase family protein, whose product MRKILIVGAGHSGLHLAHGLLNHGYDVTVITGQTSIEIRTGRPSVTQLTFPTALEYERELHLDFWSAQAPQVDKFKIHLYPPGGTPPIQLIGRTGRADQYTVSIDRRVKMADWLEYFEDSGGKVVIHGVTLSDLDYFSRMFDLIVVAVGHGELGALFDPDPGRFTGARPRVVAQANIYDVEPDTGESESIGWAASTAEAGNMILTPFLTSEGPCHSLFLGDKRGGPMDAWPDRPRPEEQWRRMRDLLSKYAPDYYERVRNASLVDGNSTLVEHLTPQVRNPVGVLPSGGLVLGIADVVITMDPFVGQGWNHSTRCARSYLASIVEHGDRPFDAQFLTNAFERFWEYGLPVQHWAEMNSTLWEHELPEHFTEMLAGAASYPEIGDRWIQGWDYPPDYQNWLYDPVKARAYLAQVAAANKNR is encoded by the coding sequence ATGCGCAAGATCCTCATCGTCGGCGCGGGGCACTCGGGCCTCCACCTGGCCCACGGTCTGCTCAACCACGGCTACGACGTCACGGTCATCACCGGGCAGACCTCCATCGAGATCCGCACCGGCCGGCCCTCCGTCACCCAGCTGACCTTCCCCACCGCGCTGGAGTACGAGCGCGAACTCCACCTGGACTTCTGGAGCGCCCAGGCGCCCCAGGTCGACAAATTCAAGATCCACCTCTACCCCCCGGGCGGCACGCCGCCCATCCAGCTCATCGGCCGGACCGGCCGCGCCGACCAGTACACGGTCTCGATCGACCGGCGGGTGAAGATGGCCGACTGGCTGGAGTACTTCGAGGACTCCGGCGGCAAGGTGGTCATCCACGGGGTCACCCTCAGCGACCTCGACTACTTCTCCCGGATGTTCGACCTCATCGTGGTCGCCGTGGGCCACGGGGAGCTGGGCGCGCTGTTCGACCCCGACCCCGGGCGGTTCACCGGGGCCCGCCCGCGCGTGGTGGCCCAGGCCAACATCTACGACGTGGAGCCCGACACCGGCGAGAGCGAGTCCATCGGCTGGGCGGCCTCCACCGCCGAGGCCGGCAACATGATCCTCACGCCCTTCCTGACCTCCGAGGGGCCCTGCCACTCGCTGTTCCTGGGCGACAAGCGCGGCGGGCCTATGGACGCCTGGCCCGACCGGCCGCGCCCGGAGGAGCAGTGGCGGCGGATGCGCGACCTGCTCAGCAAGTACGCGCCCGACTACTACGAGCGGGTGCGCAACGCCTCGCTGGTCGACGGCAACAGCACGCTGGTGGAGCACCTGACACCGCAGGTGCGCAATCCGGTCGGGGTGCTGCCCTCGGGCGGGCTGGTGCTGGGGATCGCCGACGTGGTCATCACGATGGACCCGTTCGTGGGGCAGGGCTGGAACCACTCGACGCGGTGCGCCCGCAGCTACCTGGCCAGCATCGTCGAGCACGGCGACCGCCCCTTCGACGCGCAGTTCCTCACCAACGCGTTCGAGCGGTTCTGGGAGTACGGACTGCCGGTGCAGCACTGGGCCGAGATGAACTCCACGCTGTGGGAGCACGAACTGCCCGAGCACTTCACCGAGATGCTGGCCGGCGCCGCGTCCTACCCGGAGATCGGCGACCGCTGGATCCAGGGGTGGGACTACCCGCCGGACTACCAGAACTGGCTGTACGACCCGGTGAAGGCCCGCGCCTACCTGGCCCAGGTTGCGGCGGCCAACAAGAACCGATAG
- a CDS encoding GTP-binding protein produces the protein MSTKIVIAGGFGAGKTTLVGSVSEIPAVTTEAVMTEASIGHDDISATPHKVTTTVAMDFGRITVDQQLIMYMFGTPGQTRFWFMWDDLVRGAVGAVVVVDCRRLAESFEAVDYFETNRRIPYIVALNRFDGQLEYTAEQVREALEVSPSVPILDFDARDRSSGGTVLKTLLRYALSTNAAAAPVG, from the coding sequence ATGTCGACCAAGATCGTCATCGCCGGAGGATTCGGGGCGGGCAAGACCACGCTGGTGGGCTCGGTCTCGGAGATCCCGGCGGTGACCACCGAGGCCGTCATGACCGAGGCGAGCATCGGCCACGACGACATCTCGGCCACGCCCCACAAGGTCACCACGACCGTGGCGATGGACTTCGGCCGGATCACGGTCGACCAGCAGCTCATCATGTACATGTTCGGCACCCCCGGCCAGACCCGGTTCTGGTTCATGTGGGACGACCTGGTGCGCGGCGCGGTCGGCGCGGTCGTGGTGGTCGACTGCCGCCGGCTCGCCGAGAGCTTCGAGGCGGTCGACTACTTCGAGACCAACCGGCGCATCCCCTACATCGTCGCCCTGAACCGGTTCGACGGCCAGCTGGAGTACACCGCCGAGCAGGTGCGCGAGGCGCTGGAGGTCAGCCCCAGCGTGCCCATCCTCGACTTCGACGCGCGCGACCGGTCGTCGGGGGGCACCGTGCTCAAGACGCTGCTGCGCTACGCCCTGTCGACCAACGCCGCCGCCGCACCCGTGGGGTGA